A genomic segment from Pyrodictium occultum encodes:
- a CDS encoding adenylate kinase family protein has translation MAGVPGTGKSLVGSRVARLLLRRFTTLSWIVLEKGLWTGYDADRRSFIADYDRLVREIRYYQDYVVETHWLEPFETILDAIEAVVVTRCNPLVLLERLQRRGWPPAKIAENVEAELVGVVAAEARRLVDKGVPVVEIDTTQMDPDDAAKLVVDMIGRGVSRCCIDWLSVLEGDELGFLLEKLSSLGGAPLHERRGSAEAG, from the coding sequence GTGGCGGGTGTGCCCGGTACCGGCAAGAGTCTTGTGGGCTCGCGTGTGGCCAGGCTCCTCCTGCGCCGCTTTACAACACTCTCGTGGATTGTCCTGGAGAAGGGGCTCTGGACGGGCTATGATGCTGATAGGAGAAGCTTCATAGCAGACTATGATAGGCTTGTAAGGGAGATCCGCTACTACCAGGACTATGTTGTTGAGACCCACTGGCTGGAGCCCTTCGAGACCATTCTCGATGCCATTGAGGCTGTTGTAGTGACGAGATGCAACCCCCTGGTGCTCCTGGAGCGGCTGCAGAGGCGTGGGTGGCCTCCAGCAAAGATTGCCGAGAATGTTGAGGCCGAGCTGGTGGGGGTAGTGGCTGCCGAGGCCCGGCGGCTGGTGGATAAAGGCGTCCCGGTGGTTGAGATTGATACGACCCAGATGGATCCCGATGACGCTGCAAAACTTGTGGTTGATATGATCGGCAGGGGAGTGTCTCGCTGCTGTATAGACTGGCTCTCCGTGCTAGAGGGGGATGAGCTAGGGTTTTTGCTTGAAAAGCTCTCTAGCCTGGGTGGTGCCCCTCTGCATGAGCGGCGCGGGAGTGCCGAGGCTGGCTGA
- the thsB gene encoding thermosome subunit beta produces the protein MSAPARAVTVEPTGVPVLILKEGTQRTYGREALRANIMIVRAIAETLRTTYGPKGMDKMLVDSLGDITITNDGATILDKMDVQHPTAKLVVQIAKGQDEEVGDGTKTAVILAGELLRVAEELLDKNVHPTIIVSGYKKAAEEAIKKLQELAEPIDINNDEILKKIARTSLTSKAVHGARDYLAEIVVKAVKQVTEKRGDKWYIDLDSIQIIKKHGGGLRDTQLVYGIVLDKEVVHPGMPKRVENAYIVLLDAPLEVEKPEIDAEIRISDPTYLKKFLEEEERILEDMVEKIYNVAVERMKRDGMEPGKAGIVVITQKGIDEVAQHFLAKKGIMAVRRVKRSDIEKISKATGAKIVSNIEDLTPEDLGFAKLVEERKVGEDKMVFIEGCPNPKAVTIVIRGGLERLVDEAERSIQDAMHAVADAIRDGKIVAGGGAVEVELSKYLREIAPKIGGKEQLAVEAFARALEGLPMALAENAGLDPVEIMMKLRAAHSKPDGKWYGINVFNGNVENMMELGVVEPVSIKANAIKAGTEAATMVLRIDDIIAAARREEKEEKEKEKKEEGEE, from the coding sequence ATGTCTGCGCCCGCGCGCGCGGTCACAGTGGAGCCCACCGGTGTGCCGGTGCTCATACTCAAGGAGGGCACCCAGAGGACCTACGGCCGCGAGGCTCTACGCGCTAACATAATGATAGTGCGGGCGATTGCCGAGACTCTGCGCACCACCTACGGCCCCAAGGGCATGGACAAGATGCTAGTCGATAGCCTCGGCGACATAACTATAACCAACGACGGCGCCACCATACTTGACAAGATGGATGTCCAGCACCCGACTGCCAAGCTCGTAGTACAGATAGCTAAGGGCCAGGACGAGGAGGTGGGTGACGGCACCAAGACTGCCGTGATACTCGCTGGTGAGCTACTCCGCGTAGCCGAGGAGCTCCTCGATAAGAACGTGCACCCCACAATCATAGTCAGCGGCTATAAGAAGGCGGCAGAGGAGGCCATAAAGAAGCTCCAGGAGCTGGCCGAGCCCATAGACATAAACAACGATGAGATACTCAAGAAGATAGCCAGGACCAGCCTCACCAGCAAGGCTGTGCACGGCGCCCGCGACTACCTGGCAGAGATTGTAGTCAAGGCAGTCAAGCAGGTCACCGAGAAGCGCGGCGACAAGTGGTACATAGACCTGGACAGCATACAGATAATAAAGAAGCATGGTGGCGGTCTCCGCGACACCCAGCTAGTCTACGGCATTGTGCTCGATAAGGAGGTTGTGCACCCAGGCATGCCCAAGAGGGTTGAGAACGCCTACATAGTGCTGCTCGACGCCCCGCTCGAGGTGGAGAAGCCGGAGATCGACGCCGAGATAAGGATCAGCGACCCGACCTACCTGAAGAAGTTCCTCGAGGAGGAGGAGCGCATACTAGAGGACATGGTGGAGAAGATCTACAACGTTGCCGTTGAGAGGATGAAGAGGGACGGCATGGAGCCTGGTAAGGCCGGCATAGTGGTGATAACCCAGAAGGGCATCGACGAGGTGGCCCAGCACTTCCTAGCCAAGAAGGGCATAATGGCCGTGAGAAGGGTCAAGAGGAGCGACATAGAGAAGATATCCAAGGCCACCGGAGCCAAGATAGTGAGCAACATTGAGGACCTAACTCCAGAGGACCTGGGCTTCGCCAAGCTAGTTGAGGAGAGGAAGGTCGGCGAAGACAAGATGGTGTTCATAGAGGGCTGCCCCAACCCCAAGGCGGTGACTATAGTGATACGTGGTGGTCTCGAGCGGCTGGTTGACGAGGCTGAGAGGAGTATACAGGATGCTATGCACGCAGTAGCCGACGCTATAAGGGACGGCAAGATAGTCGCGGGCGGTGGCGCTGTCGAGGTAGAGCTGTCCAAGTATCTGCGCGAGATCGCTCCGAAGATTGGCGGCAAGGAGCAGCTAGCGGTAGAGGCCTTCGCCCGCGCCCTTGAGGGCCTGCCGATGGCGCTGGCCGAGAACGCGGGCCTGGACCCCGTGGAGATCATGATGAAGCTGCGCGCCGCCCACTCCAAGCCGGACGGCAAGTGGTATGGTATCAACGTGTTCAACGGCAACGTTGAGAACATGATGGAGCTTGGCGTAGTGGAGCCTGTAAGCATCAAGGCTAACGCCATCAAGGCCGGCACCGAGGCTGCAACCATGGTGCTGAGGATAGACGACATAATCGCCGCCGCCCGCCGCGAGGAGAAGGAGGAGAAGGAGAAGGAGAAGAAGGAGGAAGGGGAGGAGTAA
- a CDS encoding phosphoribosyltransferase, with protein MAGQGHPEPVKFKPVTWREVEDGCARIAEQVLSKGIKVDVIVGVLRGGWIPARLLSDYLGTPVMGALEIKFYRGIGETSERPVVTQPLIADIRDKVVLVVDDVADTGKTFNMAVSFLSHYGPRRILTAALYLKPWSMYRPDFYAEETDAWIIFPWDKAETVEELVKKRGLTLEEAARITGEDLGFLKRVFNTRQLGTAAAGNRQP; from the coding sequence TTGGCGGGTCAAGGCCATCCAGAGCCTGTCAAGTTTAAGCCTGTAACCTGGCGCGAGGTAGAGGACGGCTGCGCGAGGATAGCCGAGCAGGTGCTAAGTAAGGGGATAAAGGTTGACGTCATCGTGGGAGTCCTTCGGGGCGGATGGATCCCGGCCAGGCTGCTCTCAGACTATCTAGGCACACCCGTGATGGGGGCCCTCGAGATTAAGTTCTACCGGGGGATCGGCGAGACCTCTGAGAGGCCCGTAGTCACCCAGCCCCTTATAGCCGACATAAGGGATAAGGTAGTGCTGGTAGTAGACGATGTAGCCGACACCGGGAAGACCTTCAACATGGCTGTGAGCTTCCTCTCCCACTACGGGCCCCGGAGGATACTCACAGCCGCCCTCTACCTCAAGCCCTGGTCAATGTACCGGCCTGACTTCTACGCCGAGGAGACTGATGCCTGGATAATCTTCCCCTGGGATAAGGCGGAGACCGTCGAGGAGCTTGTAAAGAAGAGGGGGCTAACCCTCGAGGAGGCGGCGAGAATAACGGGTGAAGACCTTGGGTTCCTCAAGAGGGTTTTCAACACGCGCCAGCTGGGTACAGCTGCTGCCGGGAATAGGCAACCTTAA
- a CDS encoding ribosome biogenesis/translation initiation ATPase RLI, whose protein sequence is MVRIAVIDYDLCKPSKCHQECIAFCPVNLTGGKAIEMSPERRKPVIYEETCIGCGICVKKCPFKAISIVNLPDELERMLVHRYGVNGFKLYGVPVPRQGRILGIIGKNGTGKSTALRILAGELRPNLGIVEGAPPDWDEIIKRFRGTEMQNYFKMLADGKIRAAHKIQYVDLVPRRVKGRLRDLLERADERGLWRDLARDLNLERLLDRDVRQLSGGELQRFLVAAVLSKDANLYLFDEPSSYLDIRERIRVAKAIRSYVPRDSYTVVVEHDIAMLDYLSDHVAIMYGEPGVYGIASKPYGVRAGINYFLKGYLPAENMRIRSEPIRYTISFTRQASAEAKRYIGWSRLLVRLNGFRLEAEPGDLHEGEVLGVVGPNGIGKTTFVRTLAGELEPAEGSVEKPEGQLKVSYKPQYINPEVLGEEKTVEQLLREANPSTLSPGSWLNVEIVRRLGIDRLLDRKLRELSGGELQKVAVAAALAREADIYLLDEPSAYLDVEERLTVAKAIRRLTEARSAAAIVVEHDIAVQDYIASKILVFTGTPGRHGKASRPLPLHEGMNLFLKELGITIRKDPETGRPRINKEGSFLDRMQKRLGKYYYLPRPSEKEEGETEE, encoded by the coding sequence ATGGTGAGGATAGCTGTCATAGATTATGATCTATGCAAGCCCAGCAAGTGCCACCAGGAGTGCATAGCGTTCTGTCCCGTAAACCTGACAGGAGGCAAGGCTATAGAGATGAGCCCAGAGAGGAGGAAGCCCGTCATATATGAGGAGACCTGCATAGGCTGCGGCATATGCGTGAAGAAGTGCCCCTTCAAGGCCATAAGCATAGTGAACCTTCCAGACGAGCTCGAACGCATGCTGGTACACCGTTACGGGGTTAATGGATTCAAGCTCTACGGGGTACCCGTGCCCCGGCAGGGGAGGATACTAGGCATAATAGGTAAGAACGGCACAGGGAAGTCTACCGCCCTCCGCATACTCGCCGGCGAGCTGCGGCCCAACCTGGGTATAGTTGAGGGGGCGCCACCCGACTGGGACGAGATAATCAAGAGGTTCCGTGGCACCGAGATGCAGAACTACTTTAAAATGCTCGCGGACGGCAAGATAAGAGCCGCACACAAGATACAGTACGTGGACCTTGTACCGCGCAGGGTAAAGGGGCGGCTGCGGGACCTGCTAGAGCGGGCCGACGAACGTGGATTATGGAGGGACCTGGCCAGGGATCTTAACCTGGAGCGTCTTCTCGACCGCGACGTGAGGCAGCTCAGCGGCGGCGAGCTACAGCGCTTCCTGGTTGCAGCTGTGCTGAGCAAGGACGCCAACCTCTACCTCTTCGACGAGCCTAGCAGCTACCTCGACATAAGGGAGCGCATACGAGTGGCAAAGGCCATCCGCAGCTATGTGCCCAGGGATAGCTACACCGTAGTGGTGGAGCACGACATAGCTATGCTAGACTACCTGTCAGACCACGTAGCCATAATGTATGGCGAGCCGGGAGTCTACGGCATAGCATCCAAGCCCTACGGTGTGCGCGCCGGTATAAACTACTTCCTCAAAGGCTACCTGCCAGCCGAGAACATGAGGATAAGGAGCGAGCCAATAAGATACACTATAAGCTTCACCCGGCAGGCCAGCGCTGAGGCGAAACGCTACATCGGCTGGAGTAGGCTCCTAGTGCGCCTGAACGGCTTCCGCCTAGAGGCCGAGCCCGGGGATCTCCACGAGGGCGAGGTGCTCGGCGTAGTAGGGCCCAATGGCATAGGCAAAACCACCTTCGTGCGCACACTAGCCGGCGAGCTGGAGCCCGCAGAGGGAAGCGTGGAGAAGCCAGAGGGGCAGCTCAAGGTGAGCTACAAGCCCCAGTATATAAACCCCGAGGTGCTCGGCGAGGAGAAGACTGTAGAGCAGCTACTCAGAGAGGCCAACCCCTCCACACTCTCGCCGGGATCCTGGCTTAACGTAGAGATTGTGAGGAGGCTCGGCATAGACCGGCTACTGGACCGGAAGCTTAGAGAGCTAAGCGGCGGCGAGCTACAGAAGGTTGCCGTAGCCGCCGCGCTGGCGAGAGAAGCGGACATCTACCTACTCGACGAGCCCTCAGCATACCTCGACGTGGAGGAGAGGCTCACCGTAGCCAAGGCTATCAGGAGGCTCACAGAGGCCAGAAGCGCTGCCGCCATCGTTGTTGAACACGATATAGCGGTGCAGGACTACATAGCCAGCAAGATACTAGTGTTCACCGGCACCCCAGGGCGGCATGGAAAGGCTTCAAGACCCCTCCCCCTGCATGAGGGCATGAACCTCTTCCTAAAGGAGCTGGGCATAACGATAAGGAAGGACCCTGAAACCGGGAGGCCTAGGATCAACAAGGAGGGAAGCTTCCTGGACAGGATGCAGAAGAGGCTAGGCAAGTACTACTACTTACCGAGGCCCAGCGAGAAGGAGGAGGGAGAGACGGAGGAGTAG
- the fbp gene encoding fructose-1,6-bisphosphate aldolase/phosphatase translates to MSDERRVTISVIKADIGSIAGHHKVHPDTMAAAARVLAEAKRKGTIIDYYVTHVGDDLQLIMTHRKGVDSSDIHGLAWEAFKKAAEVAKELGLYAAGQDLLSDAFSGNVRGLGPGVAEMEIVERRSEPIVVFMADKTEPGAFNLPLFKIFADPFNTAGLVIDPRMHDGFKFEVLDLYEGKYVVLNSPEEMYDLLALIGTPSRYVIKRVYRKSDDEIAAVVSSERLNLIAGRYVGKDDPVAIVRAQSGFPALGEILEPFSFPHLVAGWMRGSHWGPLMPVGLRDAKCTRFDGPPRIIGLGFNITKGRLIGPVDLFDDPAFDETRRLAQQIADYMRRHGPFMPHRLGPEEMEYTTLPQVLEKLKNRFTDAEYYTKYVHVKLRGVVKEAESEAHD, encoded by the coding sequence ATGTCCGACGAGAGGCGTGTAACGATAAGCGTGATAAAGGCTGATATAGGGAGTATAGCCGGCCACCACAAGGTTCACCCTGACACCATGGCTGCAGCGGCACGTGTCCTCGCCGAGGCTAAGAGAAAGGGCACCATCATAGACTACTATGTAACCCACGTTGGTGACGACCTCCAGCTCATAATGACACACCGTAAGGGTGTTGACAGCTCTGATATACATGGCCTCGCCTGGGAGGCCTTCAAGAAGGCGGCTGAGGTGGCTAAGGAGCTAGGCCTCTATGCTGCCGGGCAGGATCTGCTCAGCGACGCATTCTCCGGCAATGTGCGGGGTCTGGGCCCCGGCGTAGCCGAGATGGAGATAGTGGAGAGGCGCAGCGAGCCAATAGTAGTGTTCATGGCTGACAAGACCGAGCCTGGCGCTTTCAACCTGCCGCTCTTCAAGATATTTGCGGATCCCTTCAACACTGCCGGTCTTGTGATAGACCCGAGGATGCATGATGGCTTCAAGTTTGAGGTGCTCGACCTCTATGAGGGCAAGTACGTTGTGCTAAACTCGCCCGAGGAGATGTATGACCTGCTGGCTCTCATAGGTACACCCAGCCGCTATGTGATAAAGAGGGTGTATAGGAAGAGCGACGATGAGATAGCAGCTGTTGTGAGCAGCGAGAGGCTCAACTTGATAGCAGGCCGCTACGTGGGCAAGGATGATCCAGTAGCTATCGTGCGTGCCCAGAGCGGGTTCCCGGCGCTCGGCGAGATACTCGAGCCCTTCAGCTTCCCCCACCTCGTGGCTGGCTGGATGAGGGGCAGCCACTGGGGCCCGCTGATGCCTGTCGGCCTGCGCGACGCTAAGTGCACCAGATTCGACGGCCCTCCAAGGATAATAGGGCTGGGCTTCAACATAACCAAGGGTAGGCTGATAGGCCCGGTAGATCTATTCGACGATCCGGCGTTTGACGAGACCAGGAGGCTCGCGCAGCAGATAGCCGATTACATGAGGCGCCATGGCCCATTCATGCCCCACAGGCTGGGCCCAGAGGAGATGGAGTACACCACGCTACCCCAGGTGCTCGAGAAGCTCAAGAACAGGTTCACCGACGCCGAGTACTACACCAAGTACGTCCACGTGAAGCTGCGCGGTGTAGTCAAGGAGGCGGAGTCGGAGGCCCACGACTAG
- the tpiA gene encoding triose-phosphate isomerase produces the protein MGTVLLSSLHAQYTSHRKEETSGAPEPRGLPVLAVNYKAYPTAFGSAGLAIALSAEKLAEQYDGIVRFILAVPATEIARISEALDKVVVYAQHVDPVEPGAYTGFIPLEAVKEAGAKGTLLNHSERRLRLSDIDLLVRRATSLGLETLVCADTPAAAAAAAVFAPTMVAVEPPELIGTGLPVSKAKPEVITSSIRMVRMINPEVPVLAGAGITSGEDAARALELGAAGVLVASAVMKAKDPEAKMLELAEALAKAAEKQG, from the coding sequence ATGGGTACGGTGCTTCTCTCCTCGCTACATGCGCAGTACACGTCGCACAGGAAGGAGGAGACCAGCGGCGCCCCGGAGCCCCGGGGGCTGCCGGTGCTGGCTGTGAACTACAAGGCTTATCCAACAGCCTTCGGCAGTGCCGGGCTAGCCATAGCGCTCTCGGCCGAGAAGCTCGCGGAGCAGTACGATGGTATAGTGCGCTTCATACTGGCGGTGCCAGCTACCGAGATAGCTAGGATAAGCGAGGCTCTGGACAAGGTTGTTGTATACGCGCAGCACGTGGATCCAGTAGAGCCTGGCGCCTACACGGGCTTTATCCCGCTAGAGGCGGTCAAGGAGGCTGGAGCAAAGGGCACGCTGCTCAACCATAGCGAGCGCCGCCTACGCCTCAGCGACATAGACCTCCTGGTTAGGCGTGCTACAAGCCTCGGGCTGGAGACGCTTGTCTGCGCGGACACCCCCGCTGCCGCTGCTGCTGCGGCTGTGTTCGCTCCTACGATGGTGGCTGTGGAGCCGCCGGAGCTTATAGGTACGGGCTTACCTGTCTCCAAGGCTAAGCCGGAAGTGATAACATCCAGTATAAGAATGGTTAGGATGATCAACCCTGAGGTGCCGGTGCTTGCCGGTGCAGGGATAACCAGCGGCGAGGACGCGGCCAGGGCGCTGGAGCTTGGGGCAGCCGGCGTGCTAGTGGCCTCAGCGGTTATGAAGGCCAAGGACCCGGAGGCTAAGATGCTGGAGCTGGCCGAAGCCTTGGCAAAGGCTGCTGAGAAGCAGGGATAG
- a CDS encoding amino acid permease, which yields MSGRIAEGGTLGFREAFSIGVGGMIGGGIFAVLGLSLQLAGAGAPVAFLLAGLVALATAYSYARLTMRYPSRGGTVEFLVRGYGPGLVAGGLNILLIVSYTVMISLYAYAFGSYAASLAGGGRLLSHLLASLVIVVFTLVNALGGLVSSRVEDALVFFKLAVLLLVALPGLLMVEWSRFSPSRWPQLSSIVVGGMIIFLAYEGFELIANAAGEASSLEDLSKAYYASVATVTAVYIAIALVSAGILSPSEVVRARDYALAEVASREMGSAGFYTVVAAALASTASAINATLYGTAGISYVVARYGQLPRVMAKSVWRHAPEGLLIIALASLVLVNTEGLEAIAFAGSAGFLLIFAMVDLAAYRLRREAKANPLLALTGFLSSLAVLALLVGYTAAREPGQAALFLLLLAGSFAAEWLYRAATGRRIAGYIDYRLVERERLKMGWRQWIPRVVAVLNRVLRDFELYLVGGIARGELEQSHDVDLLVATSEKMSSRKLEARVRREAGLQLHPLHIHVSSPQEKEKWLRRSGRYLKLTEKKPAEQRRTS from the coding sequence TTGTCCGGCAGGATTGCTGAAGGGGGCACACTGGGGTTTAGAGAGGCCTTCAGCATCGGAGTTGGGGGCATGATTGGTGGCGGTATATTCGCCGTCCTGGGCCTCAGCCTGCAGCTGGCGGGGGCCGGGGCCCCGGTGGCGTTCCTCCTCGCCGGGCTCGTTGCGCTTGCTACGGCCTACTCTTACGCAAGGCTCACCATGAGGTACCCGAGCCGCGGCGGCACGGTGGAGTTCCTCGTCCGGGGCTATGGCCCCGGGCTGGTGGCCGGCGGGCTCAACATCCTCCTCATAGTGAGCTACACGGTTATGATATCGCTTTACGCCTACGCTTTCGGGAGCTACGCTGCCAGCCTGGCCGGCGGCGGCCGACTGCTCTCCCACCTCCTGGCTAGCCTGGTTATAGTCGTATTCACCCTCGTCAATGCGCTCGGCGGGCTAGTGTCAAGCAGGGTTGAGGATGCGCTCGTGTTCTTTAAGCTGGCCGTCCTCCTCCTGGTCGCCCTGCCGGGGCTGTTGATGGTTGAGTGGAGCAGGTTCTCCCCCTCCAGGTGGCCGCAGCTATCAAGCATAGTTGTAGGAGGGATGATCATATTCCTAGCCTATGAGGGGTTTGAGCTAATAGCCAATGCGGCGGGCGAGGCCTCCTCCCTGGAGGACTTGTCAAAAGCCTACTACGCCTCGGTGGCCACTGTGACAGCTGTCTACATCGCTATAGCCCTCGTGTCCGCCGGCATACTCTCGCCCTCTGAGGTCGTGAGGGCCCGCGACTACGCGCTCGCGGAGGTGGCCTCCAGGGAGATGGGTTCGGCGGGCTTCTATACCGTTGTTGCGGCCGCCCTGGCCTCGACGGCCTCAGCGATAAACGCTACCCTATATGGTACAGCGGGGATAAGCTACGTGGTGGCTAGGTATGGGCAGTTGCCGCGCGTAATGGCCAAGAGCGTCTGGAGGCACGCCCCCGAGGGCTTGTTAATAATAGCGTTGGCCTCCCTCGTGCTCGTGAACACTGAGGGACTAGAGGCCATAGCTTTCGCGGGCAGCGCTGGCTTCCTCCTCATATTCGCCATGGTGGACCTCGCCGCCTACAGGTTGCGTAGAGAGGCCAAGGCTAACCCCCTTCTAGCCCTCACGGGCTTCCTCTCATCGCTGGCTGTCCTGGCGCTCCTGGTGGGCTACACTGCTGCCCGCGAGCCGGGCCAGGCGGCGCTCTTTCTGCTCCTCCTGGCGGGCTCGTTCGCCGCGGAGTGGCTCTACCGGGCCGCTACTGGCCGGAGGATAGCCGGCTACATAGACTATCGGCTCGTTGAGAGGGAGAGGCTGAAGATGGGGTGGAGGCAGTGGATCCCACGGGTAGTGGCGGTGCTCAACCGCGTACTCAGGGACTTCGAGCTCTATCTCGTGGGCGGCATAGCCCGTGGGGAGCTAGAGCAGTCGCACGACGTGGACCTCCTTGTAGCCACGAGCGAGAAGATGTCATCCAGGAAGCTCGAGGCCAGGGTTAGGAGGGAGGCGGGGCTCCAGTTGCACCCCCTCCATATACACGTCTCCTCGCCCCAGGAGAAGGAGAAGTGGCTCCGCCGCAGCGGCCGCTACCTAAAGCTTACAGAGAAGAAGCCGGCTGAGCAGAGGAGGACCAGCTAG
- a CDS encoding nitrilase-related carbon-nitrogen hydrolase, whose protein sequence is MPRVGLLQYQPGREPRESGERVLEILSRSRVEAGLILLPEYANVYPAGLSRDGLRERAEGLGDSVFLEALGRASTEYGAYIVSGFLERGGDCLYSSVVSVKPSGGVELLYRKTLLFDALGYRESSLLCRGGEPPRIVNAAGLRVGALICFELRFPEVARSLALRGAELVAVPTAWYRGPGKEEQLRFLAQARASENTVYLAVASALGPDFTGRSMVVDPLGFVVVDAGAREGYVEAEVDRGYLEEVRRLLPLLRLQPLAARLMGLEEAEPGED, encoded by the coding sequence ATGCCTAGGGTTGGGCTGCTCCAGTACCAGCCGGGCCGCGAGCCCCGCGAGAGTGGTGAGCGTGTCCTAGAGATACTGTCACGTTCGAGGGTGGAGGCCGGGCTGATACTGCTGCCAGAGTACGCTAACGTCTACCCCGCCGGCCTCTCCCGTGATGGGCTGAGGGAAAGGGCCGAAGGCCTGGGGGACAGTGTCTTCCTGGAAGCCCTGGGCAGGGCCTCGACAGAATATGGTGCATATATTGTATCAGGTTTTCTGGAGAGGGGCGGGGACTGTCTATACAGCTCTGTGGTGTCTGTGAAGCCTAGTGGCGGGGTCGAGCTTCTCTACCGGAAGACTCTGCTCTTCGACGCGCTGGGCTACAGGGAGTCGAGCCTGCTCTGCCGGGGAGGAGAGCCGCCGAGAATCGTTAATGCTGCAGGGCTCCGTGTGGGCGCTCTCATCTGCTTCGAACTCCGCTTCCCCGAGGTGGCTCGCAGCCTGGCCCTGCGCGGCGCCGAGCTGGTGGCGGTGCCTACTGCATGGTACCGTGGCCCGGGTAAGGAGGAGCAGCTCCGCTTCCTCGCCCAGGCTAGGGCCTCGGAGAACACCGTCTACCTTGCTGTGGCCTCGGCTCTGGGGCCCGACTTCACCGGCCGTAGCATGGTTGTTGATCCACTGGGCTTCGTGGTTGTAGACGCGGGTGCCCGCGAAGGCTATGTGGAGGCTGAGGTCGACAGGGGCTATCTAGAGGAGGTACGCAGGCTCCTGCCCCTGCTCAGGCTCCAGCCCCTCGCGGCAAGGCTCATGGGGCTAGAGGAGGCCGAGCCAGGAGAGGACTAG
- a CDS encoding RsmB/NOP family class I SAM-dependent RNA methyltransferase: MGLKRRLPAIGGHGVDAMVLPEEVAARVLAETVRSRTSLRDTATRFFSRHPELDYMKPVVRVLTLGVARNYILLDRVLTSLGYGPASHSTRWMLARTLAYEAISGKLKPSRARRLAPRAGLDPEKILELRGADPGEFVRGLSGVERLSVLYSFPRWMIEELMEAEIPELPKLLAALNRDPVRWIRVKPGVDMERLRERLGRQGVVIEPDRDLPDVARIVSGDSMAARTEEYQKGLYVIQDKASALVSWVASPSGKVAVDPTAGAAVKASHMAWLGARYVVAGDVKPSRLVEAKRTRARLSIGHLVDLVAGDARSPYLRRFDTAIVDPPCTDIGRLQYEPEVKLWLGRGDLHYFRRLQLRIVSAVAEAAPPRSTIVYSVCTLTRSETIWVVRRLLERHQELELVEPEPVLGERPRRLPRSQRLLPHLHGTQGFFIAKLVKL; this comes from the coding sequence ATGGGGTTGAAGAGGCGGCTGCCGGCGATTGGAGGACACGGTGTAGACGCCATGGTACTTCCGGAGGAGGTCGCCGCTAGAGTGCTAGCCGAGACGGTGAGGAGCCGCACCTCGCTGCGCGACACAGCGACCAGGTTCTTCAGCCGCCACCCCGAGCTGGACTATATGAAGCCTGTCGTGAGGGTACTAACGCTGGGCGTTGCCCGTAACTACATCCTGCTTGACAGGGTCCTCACCAGCCTCGGTTATGGCCCAGCAAGCCATTCTACGAGGTGGATGCTTGCCCGCACGCTTGCCTACGAGGCGATAAGCGGTAAGCTGAAGCCGAGCCGCGCCCGTAGGCTGGCACCCCGCGCAGGCCTCGACCCGGAGAAGATCCTTGAGCTGCGCGGCGCGGATCCAGGGGAGTTCGTCCGGGGGCTTAGCGGGGTTGAGAGGCTTAGCGTCCTCTACAGCTTTCCGCGCTGGATGATAGAGGAGCTTATGGAGGCCGAGATACCCGAGCTGCCCAAGCTGCTTGCGGCCCTCAACCGGGACCCCGTGCGTTGGATACGCGTGAAGCCCGGCGTGGACATGGAGCGGCTGAGGGAGAGGCTCGGCCGCCAGGGGGTGGTTATTGAGCCGGATAGGGACCTCCCCGACGTTGCCAGGATAGTATCCGGCGACTCCATGGCCGCCAGGACCGAGGAGTACCAGAAGGGCCTCTACGTTATTCAGGACAAGGCCTCAGCCCTGGTCTCCTGGGTGGCCTCGCCCAGCGGGAAGGTGGCCGTAGACCCTACAGCAGGTGCGGCGGTGAAAGCGAGCCACATGGCCTGGCTGGGCGCCCGCTACGTCGTTGCAGGCGATGTTAAACCCTCCAGGCTGGTCGAGGCTAAACGGACCCGGGCCCGCCTCTCCATCGGGCACCTGGTAGACCTCGTAGCTGGAGACGCCCGCAGCCCCTACCTAAGGAGATTCGACACCGCAATCGTGGACCCGCCGTGTACCGATATAGGGAGGCTCCAGTACGAGCCCGAGGTTAAGCTCTGGCTTGGCCGCGGCGACCTACACTACTTCCGCAGGCTCCAGCTCCGCATAGTCTCGGCGGTGGCGGAGGCAGCTCCTCCACGCAGCACCATAGTCTACAGCGTCTGCACGCTGACCAGAAGCGAGACTATATGGGTTGTGAGGAGGCTCCTTGAGCGCCATCAGGAGCTAGAGCTTGTGGAGCCGGAGCCGGTGCTAGGGGAGAGGCCCCGCCGGCTGCCCAGGAGCCAGCGCCTACTCCCCCACTTGCACGGCACGCAGGGCTTCTTCATAGCCAAGCTGGTCAAGCTCTAG